In a single window of the Pseudodesulfovibrio profundus genome:
- the rplJ gene encoding 50S ribosomal protein L10: MNRQEKAQIIEQLNEKAARANIAVVTDFKGLTVEELTVLRAKCFEAGVDYQVVKNTLARLALKDTDHGELSEHFKENCAVALGYDDPVALAKVLADFDKENKKFTIRFGSLEGKFLDNDGVKELAKMPSKPELLSSVLGTMQAVPRNFVCLFANIERKFLYALTAIKDQKESA; encoded by the coding sequence ATGAACAGGCAAGAAAAAGCCCAGATCATCGAGCAGCTGAACGAAAAAGCTGCGCGGGCGAACATTGCCGTCGTCACCGACTTCAAGGGACTGACCGTTGAGGAGCTGACTGTGCTCCGCGCTAAGTGCTTCGAAGCCGGTGTTGACTACCAAGTCGTCAAGAACACCCTGGCCCGGTTGGCTCTCAAGGACACCGATCACGGTGAATTGAGCGAACATTTCAAAGAGAACTGCGCCGTAGCGCTCGGGTACGACGATCCTGTCGCCCTTGCCAAGGTGCTGGCCGATTTCGATAAGGAAAACAAAAAGTTTACCATTCGTTTCGGTTCTCTTGAAGGGAAGTTTCTTGATAACGACGGCGTGAAAGAACTCGCTAAAATGCCCAGCAAGCCTGAGCTTTTGAGTTCTGTACTCGGCACCATGCAAGCCGTACCGCGCAATTTCGTTTGCTTGTTCGCAAACATCGAACGCAAATTCCTGTATGCCTTGACTGCGATCAAGGATCAGAAAGAGTCTGCGTAA
- the rplL gene encoding 50S ribosomal protein L7/L12: protein MADITKEQVVEFIGNMTVLELSEFIKELEDVFGVEAAAPAAAVVAAPAAGGDAGGAEEQTEFDVILAGAGGNKIAVIKAVRAITGLGLKEAKAIVDEAPKALKEGVSKEEADEAAKQLEEAGAEVEVK, encoded by the coding sequence ATGGCAGATATCACCAAAGAACAAGTTGTTGAATTCATCGGCAACATGACCGTCCTGGAACTTTCCGAATTCATCAAAGAGCTCGAAGACGTCTTCGGCGTAGAAGCTGCTGCTCCTGCTGCTGCTGTTGTTGCAGCTCCTGCTGCTGGCGGCGACGCCGGTGGTGCTGAAGAGCAGACCGAATTCGACGTAATTCTCGCTGGTGCAGGCGGCAACAAGATTGCAGTCATCAAGGCTGTTCGCGCCATCACCGGTCTCGGCCTCAAGGAAGCTAAAGCAATCGTTGACGAAGCTCCTAAGGCTCTCAAGGAAGGCGTTTCCAAGGAAGAAGCTGACGAAGCTGCTAAGCAGCTCGAGGAAGCCGGCGCCGAAGTTGAAGTTAAGTAA
- the rpoB gene encoding DNA-directed RNA polymerase subunit beta, with the protein MGHFRKQFGSIVNTLSIPHLLELQVDSYKRFLQEGTPPASRGDFGLEGVFRSVFPIEDFNKTASLDFVSYEIGEPKYDVDECISKGLTYEAPIRITVRLVVFDVDEETDNRTIRDIKEQDIYFGTIPLMTEKGTYVINGTERVIVNQLQRSPGIIFEHDSGKSHSSRKVLYSCRVIPMRGSWLDFDFDHKDILYVRIDRRRKMPATILLKAMGLSRSDILEYFYDTETYNLLKTKVQRHVVEDQFRKEIAFADIKVGDKVLVKKGAPITKGAWKKLVRNEVKTIEVDPISLIGLYLSADLVDNTGEVLAEAAEEVTAELIERMREFGIKELNVLHTRGMDVSDALRNTLLLDKTTDMETAQIEIYRRLRPSSPPTPEIASNFFENLFRSSDYYDLSNVGRYKLNSRLNQDVDLNTRTLTNEDILLAVKELMHLKDTHGPADDIDHLGNRRVRPVGELVENQYRIGLVRMERAIKERMSLQEVATLMPHDLINPKPVAAVLKEFFGTSQLSQFMDQTNPLSEVTHKRRLSALGPGGLTRERAGFEVRDVHTSHYGRICPIETPEGPNIGLIVSLTTYAKVNDFGFIETPYRMVNDKKVTDEVYYMDASKEAKEVVAQANAPLDENGVFSNPRVNARLAGDVQLTAAEEVTCMDISPSQTVSISAALIPFLEHDDANRALMGSNMMRQAVPLLQAEQPLVGTGMEGPVARDSGACVIAEQDGVIHYVDSERIIVNYEGGVYGDSGGAKHYEFQKWHKSNQNSCFGQRPKVQVGQVVKKGDILADGPGIDDGELALGKNLLVAFMPWCGFNFEDSILISERMVKEDVFTSIHIEEFELVARDTKLGPEEVTRDISNVSEEMLRNLDECGIIRIGARIKPDDIMVGKITPKGETQLTPEEKLLRAIFGDKARDVKNTSLKVPPGISGTIVDVKVFNRRSSDKDDRTKAIEDAELAAFDAKETKHIAALTDATRERIWEAAAGSKLKKDIVGSKKIVLGKSGEVVEREAIDGVPVKKLIGVFDREINDQLKLIIADYEAQIAFIKNMYDIKREKVTEGDDLPPGVIKMVKVYVAVKRKLSVGDKMAGRHGNKGVVSCILPEEDMPFFDDGTPMDIVLNPLGVPSRMNIGQIMETHLGMAGRKLGQQLHAKMEEGVSDLRDQAKHIFDSKEMDDFIDSMSDEELINCIKKTQNGIVAKTPVFDGAEEEEIWSWLTKAGCDDDGKFILYDGRTGEPFHNRVTVGIMYILKLHHLVDEKIHARSTGPYSLVTQQPLGGKAQFGGQRLGEMEVWALEAYGAAYLLQEFLTVKSDDVQGRVKMYEKIVKGDNFLEAGLPESFNVLVKELMSLGLDVTLHYEDRKRPSGPSYGGPRPLNP; encoded by the coding sequence ATGGGTCATTTCAGAAAACAATTCGGTAGCATCGTCAACACGCTCTCCATCCCGCACCTGCTTGAATTGCAGGTCGACTCCTACAAGCGTTTCCTGCAAGAAGGAACGCCACCGGCGTCGCGCGGCGACTTTGGTTTGGAAGGCGTGTTTCGGTCAGTGTTTCCCATTGAAGATTTCAACAAGACCGCTAGCCTTGATTTTGTCAGTTACGAAATCGGTGAACCAAAATACGACGTCGATGAGTGCATTTCTAAGGGACTCACCTATGAAGCACCCATTCGTATTACCGTCCGTCTCGTAGTTTTCGACGTGGATGAAGAGACAGACAATCGCACGATTCGTGACATCAAAGAGCAAGACATTTACTTCGGTACCATTCCGCTGATGACTGAGAAGGGAACGTATGTCATCAACGGCACCGAGCGTGTAATTGTCAACCAGCTCCAACGTTCTCCCGGCATCATCTTTGAGCATGATTCCGGTAAATCCCACTCAAGCCGCAAGGTGCTTTACTCCTGTCGTGTCATTCCCATGCGCGGCTCCTGGCTCGATTTCGACTTCGATCATAAAGACATTTTGTATGTCCGCATTGACCGTCGTCGTAAGATGCCTGCAACCATCTTGTTGAAGGCTATGGGTCTTTCCCGTTCTGATATCCTGGAATACTTCTACGATACTGAAACCTACAATCTGTTGAAGACCAAGGTTCAGCGTCATGTTGTAGAAGATCAATTCCGGAAAGAGATTGCTTTCGCAGATATTAAAGTCGGCGACAAGGTTCTGGTCAAGAAAGGTGCTCCCATCACCAAGGGTGCATGGAAGAAGCTTGTACGAAATGAGGTCAAAACCATTGAGGTTGACCCCATTTCACTTATTGGCTTGTATCTTTCCGCTGATTTGGTCGACAATACTGGTGAAGTATTGGCAGAAGCAGCTGAAGAGGTAACTGCAGAGCTCATCGAAAGAATGCGTGAATTCGGTATCAAGGAACTCAATGTCCTTCATACCCGAGGTATGGATGTATCTGATGCACTCCGTAACACCTTGTTACTTGACAAGACCACTGATATGGAGACTGCGCAGATTGAGATTTATCGTCGTTTGCGCCCGAGCTCTCCGCCTACTCCTGAAATTGCTTCAAACTTCTTCGAGAATCTTTTCAGATCTTCCGACTACTATGACTTGTCTAACGTTGGTCGTTACAAGCTCAATTCTCGTTTGAACCAGGATGTAGATCTCAATACACGGACCCTGACCAACGAGGATATCCTCCTTGCGGTCAAGGAGCTGATGCATCTTAAAGATACTCACGGCCCGGCCGATGATATCGATCACCTCGGTAACCGTCGTGTTCGTCCAGTTGGTGAATTGGTGGAAAACCAATACCGTATTGGGCTTGTTCGTATGGAACGAGCTATCAAAGAGCGCATGTCCTTGCAGGAAGTCGCTACTTTGATGCCGCATGATCTGATCAACCCGAAACCGGTTGCTGCAGTACTGAAGGAATTCTTCGGAACCTCGCAGCTCAGCCAGTTCATGGATCAGACCAACCCGCTCTCCGAAGTCACTCACAAGCGTCGTCTTTCGGCTCTTGGCCCCGGTGGTCTGACTCGAGAACGTGCAGGCTTTGAGGTTCGTGACGTTCACACCTCTCACTATGGCCGTATTTGTCCCATTGAGACTCCTGAAGGACCGAACATTGGTCTGATTGTCTCTTTGACCACCTATGCGAAAGTCAATGACTTCGGTTTCATTGAAACCCCGTATCGTATGGTCAACGACAAGAAGGTGACTGACGAAGTCTACTACATGGATGCTTCCAAGGAAGCCAAGGAAGTTGTGGCACAGGCCAATGCTCCCTTGGATGAAAATGGCGTCTTCTCCAACCCGCGTGTCAATGCTCGCCTTGCTGGTGATGTCCAGTTGACCGCAGCGGAAGAAGTCACCTGCATGGACATCAGTCCGAGCCAGACCGTATCTATCTCGGCAGCCTTGATTCCGTTCCTTGAGCACGATGATGCTAACCGCGCACTTATGGGATCGAACATGATGCGTCAGGCCGTTCCGCTTCTTCAGGCAGAGCAGCCGTTGGTTGGTACTGGAATGGAAGGCCCGGTTGCCCGAGATTCCGGAGCATGCGTTATCGCCGAACAAGACGGTGTCATTCACTATGTCGACTCCGAACGCATCATCGTTAACTACGAAGGTGGCGTTTATGGTGATTCGGGTGGCGCAAAACACTATGAATTCCAGAAATGGCACAAGTCGAACCAGAACTCCTGCTTTGGACAGCGTCCGAAGGTTCAGGTTGGCCAGGTAGTCAAGAAAGGGGATATCCTCGCGGATGGTCCTGGTATTGATGACGGCGAACTGGCTCTTGGTAAAAACCTGCTTGTTGCCTTTATGCCCTGGTGTGGCTTCAACTTTGAGGACTCCATCCTCATTTCCGAGCGCATGGTCAAGGAAGACGTGTTCACCTCGATTCACATTGAGGAATTCGAACTCGTTGCTCGTGACACCAAGCTCGGACCCGAAGAAGTTACCAGAGATATATCCAACGTTTCTGAAGAAATGCTGCGTAACCTTGATGAATGCGGTATTATCCGCATCGGTGCACGTATCAAACCCGACGATATCATGGTCGGTAAGATTACGCCCAAGGGTGAAACGCAGCTTACTCCTGAAGAAAAACTGCTTCGTGCGATCTTTGGTGATAAAGCCCGCGATGTTAAGAATACTTCCCTCAAGGTTCCGCCAGGAATCTCCGGTACTATTGTTGACGTCAAGGTCTTCAACCGTCGCTCATCCGATAAGGATGATCGTACCAAGGCTATCGAAGATGCAGAGCTTGCAGCATTTGATGCCAAGGAAACGAAGCACATTGCTGCTTTGACCGATGCTACCCGTGAGAGAATCTGGGAAGCTGCTGCCGGTTCCAAGCTGAAAAAAGACATTGTCGGCTCCAAGAAAATCGTTCTTGGAAAGTCCGGTGAAGTTGTTGAGCGTGAAGCGATTGATGGCGTACCGGTCAAGAAATTGATTGGTGTGTTCGACCGTGAGATCAATGACCAGCTCAAACTGATCATTGCTGATTACGAAGCGCAGATCGCCTTCATCAAAAATATGTATGACATCAAGAGGGAAAAAGTCACTGAAGGTGATGATCTTCCTCCGGGTGTTATTAAAATGGTAAAAGTCTATGTCGCCGTTAAGCGTAAACTGAGCGTTGGTGATAAGATGGCTGGTCGTCATGGTAACAAGGGTGTTGTCTCCTGCATCTTGCCGGAAGAGGATATGCCTTTCTTCGATGACGGTACCCCCATGGACATTGTCCTCAACCCGCTGGGCGTTCCCTCCCGTATGAACATCGGGCAGATCATGGAAACCCACTTGGGTATGGCCGGCCGCAAACTTGGACAGCAACTGCATGCAAAGATGGAAGAGGGTGTTTCTGACCTGCGCGATCAGGCAAAGCACATCTTCGACTCCAAGGAAATGGATGACTTCATTGATTCCATGTCCGATGAGGAACTCATCAACTGCATCAAGAAGACCCAGAACGGAATCGTTGCCAAAACCCCAGTGTTTGATGGTGCCGAGGAAGAAGAAATCTGGAGCTGGCTGACCAAGGCTGGCTGTGACGATGACGGCAAGTTCATTCTGTACGATGGTCGTACAGGTGAGCCGTTCCACAACCGCGTTACTGTGGGCATCATGTATATTCTCAAACTGCACCACTTGGTCGATGAGAAGATTCACGCCCGTTCCACAGGTCCTTACTCGCTGGTAACCCAGCAGCCCTTGGGTGGTAAGGCCCAGTTTGGTGGTCAGCGACTCGGTGAGATGGAAGTCTGGGCTCTTGAAGCCTACGGCGCCGCATACCTCCTGCAGGAATTCCTGACCGTCAAATCCGATGACGTTCAGGGCCGTGTCAAGATGTATGAGAAGATCGTCAAGGGTGACAACTTCCTGGAAGCCGGCTTGCCGGAATCCTTCAACGTCCTGGTTAAGGAACTCATGTCGTTGGGTCTTGATGTGACCCTTCACTACGAGGACCGCAAACGTCCATCCGGCCCCTCTTACGGTGGCCCAAGGCCGCTTAATCCGTAA
- the rpoC gene encoding DNA-directed RNA polymerase subunit beta' → MTLDDLFTLRGAPNQAAQGRNLKAIQISIAAPETIREWSFGEVKKPETINYRTFKPERDGLFCAKIFGPVKDYECNCGKYKRMKHRGIVCEKCGVEVIASKVRRERMGHIELAAPVAHIWFLKTLPSKIGTLLDITMADLEKVLYFDSFIVLDPGETPLKTHQVVSEDQYFQVIDHFGEDALEVGMGAETVRTMLEALDLPTLRTELREEAATTRSQTKKKKITKRLKIVEAFLESGNRPEWMIMEVIPIIPPELRPLVPLDGGRFATSDLNDLYRRVINRNNRLKRLLELGAPEIIIRNEKRMLQEAVDALFDNGRRGRAITGTNGRPLKSLSDMIKGKQGRFRQNLLGKRVDYSGRSVIVVGPKLKLHQCGLPKKMALELFKPFIYAELEKRDIATTIKSAKKMVEREDLVVWDILEDVVREYPIMLNRAPTLHRLGIQAFEPLLVEGKAIQLHPLVCSAYNADFDGDQMAVHVPLSVEAQIECRVLMMSTNNILSPSNGSPIINPSQDIVLGLYYLTTPRSFDKGEGMVFSDPAEVIAAYDHGAVGLHARIKVRINGKIEETTTGRVIVSELIPSEVPFDMVNCVLNKKNIAALVTGAYRQAGTKATVILCDRIKDLGYEFATRAGVTIGVKDLRIPDAKAGMLDTAHAEVDEIENQFQDGIITRTEKYNKVVDVWTKVTNEISNEMMQEVSTDILTDPKTGKTEVNSSFNPIYMMATSGARGNQDQMRQLAGMRGLMAKPSGEIIETPITASFREGLSVLQYFISTHGARKGLADTALKTANSGYLTRRLVDVVQDVTVSELDCGTVDGLELTHLIKGGEIKQRLAERVHGRVTMFDIYNEDNGELIIPSNTVIDSEYAKKLDQSGVNSITIRSGLTCKSKQGICAMCYGRDLARGHLVNVGETVGIIAAQSIGEPGTQLTMRTFHIGGTASKEIESSAIESQHNGRVVTSRMRTVVNSEGHKMVLGKSCQVGIVDDQGREREKYVLPSGARLLVEDGQDIKKGTPLADWDPYMEPFIVDVSGTIKFKDIIEGKTVQEDRTSKASYTIMEYRTTNYRPSVGIFDEEDNAVCRPGTDIAANFAMPVGAILMIKDGDTVKAGDVIARKPRESSKTKDIVGGLPRVAELFEVRKPKDMGVVSSIDGIVTFGPETKGKRKVVVTPEIGDAKEFLIPKGKHITVQESDFVEAGDLLTEGSPELHDILRIKGEKHLARYLVEEIQDVYRFQGVNINDKHIEIIVRQMLKKVSILEPGSTSFLIGEQVDKLRFMEENNKVLAEGGKPAVAETLVLGITQASLSTDSFISAASFQETTKVLTEASLKGKSDNLRGLKENVIVGRLVPAGTGFRKYTDSGIIVPDQTERPDKFLEELEESPLLVESE, encoded by the coding sequence ATGACGTTGGACGATCTGTTCACCTTGCGTGGAGCGCCGAATCAGGCGGCCCAAGGCCGTAACTTAAAGGCTATCCAGATATCCATTGCCGCACCTGAAACCATTCGCGAATGGTCTTTCGGTGAGGTGAAGAAACCCGAAACCATCAACTACCGTACCTTCAAACCGGAACGTGATGGCCTCTTTTGTGCCAAGATTTTCGGCCCGGTGAAGGATTACGAGTGCAACTGCGGTAAGTACAAACGCATGAAGCACCGTGGTATCGTGTGTGAAAAATGCGGCGTCGAGGTCATTGCCTCCAAAGTACGTCGTGAACGCATGGGCCACATCGAGCTTGCTGCTCCTGTTGCGCACATTTGGTTTCTGAAAACCCTGCCTTCGAAGATCGGTACACTCCTGGATATTACCATGGCCGATCTCGAGAAGGTTTTGTACTTCGATTCCTTCATCGTTCTTGATCCGGGCGAAACCCCGCTCAAGACGCACCAGGTCGTTTCCGAGGACCAGTATTTCCAGGTCATCGATCACTTTGGTGAGGACGCTCTCGAAGTCGGTATGGGCGCTGAAACCGTTCGTACCATGCTGGAAGCATTGGATCTGCCGACTCTTCGCACTGAATTGCGTGAAGAGGCAGCAACCACTCGCTCTCAGACCAAAAAGAAGAAAATCACCAAACGCCTTAAGATCGTTGAAGCGTTTTTGGAGTCTGGCAACAGGCCCGAGTGGATGATCATGGAAGTTATTCCCATCATTCCGCCCGAGCTGCGTCCTCTCGTCCCTCTGGACGGTGGCCGTTTCGCCACATCCGACCTCAACGACCTGTACCGACGTGTTATCAACCGTAACAACCGTCTGAAGCGTCTGCTCGAGCTCGGTGCCCCCGAGATCATCATCCGCAACGAAAAGCGTATGCTGCAGGAAGCTGTTGACGCCTTGTTTGACAACGGTCGCCGTGGTCGTGCCATTACCGGCACCAATGGTCGTCCGCTGAAATCCTTGTCCGACATGATCAAGGGTAAGCAGGGGCGTTTCCGTCAGAACCTTCTCGGTAAACGTGTCGACTATTCCGGTCGTTCCGTTATTGTTGTCGGTCCGAAGCTGAAACTGCACCAGTGCGGTCTTCCCAAGAAGATGGCTCTGGAGCTTTTCAAGCCATTCATCTACGCCGAGTTGGAAAAGCGTGACATCGCCACGACCATCAAATCTGCAAAGAAGATGGTAGAACGCGAAGATCTGGTCGTGTGGGACATCCTTGAAGATGTAGTTCGCGAATACCCGATCATGCTCAACCGTGCACCGACTCTGCACCGCCTCGGTATCCAGGCATTTGAACCGCTTCTCGTAGAAGGTAAAGCTATCCAGCTGCACCCGCTCGTCTGTTCCGCTTACAACGCTGACTTCGATGGTGACCAGATGGCTGTTCACGTTCCGTTGTCTGTTGAGGCGCAGATCGAGTGCCGTGTACTCATGATGTCTACAAACAACATCTTGAGCCCTTCAAACGGATCTCCCATCATCAATCCTTCGCAGGATATCGTTCTTGGTCTGTACTACCTGACCACGCCGCGATCCTTCGACAAGGGTGAGGGTATGGTCTTTTCTGATCCTGCTGAAGTTATTGCAGCTTACGATCATGGCGCTGTTGGTCTGCATGCTCGAATCAAAGTCCGTATCAACGGCAAGATCGAGGAGACCACCACCGGTCGCGTTATCGTCAGCGAGCTTATTCCGAGCGAAGTGCCGTTCGATATGGTCAACTGCGTTCTGAATAAGAAGAACATCGCTGCACTGGTAACCGGTGCATATCGTCAGGCTGGAACAAAGGCCACTGTTATCCTTTGTGACCGCATCAAAGATCTGGGATATGAATTCGCTACTCGCGCCGGTGTTACCATTGGTGTGAAGGATTTGAGAATCCCTGATGCCAAGGCTGGCATGCTTGATACTGCTCACGCTGAAGTGGACGAAATCGAAAACCAGTTCCAGGACGGTATCATTACCCGTACTGAGAAATACAACAAGGTTGTTGACGTCTGGACCAAGGTCACCAATGAGATCTCCAATGAGATGATGCAGGAAGTGTCTACCGACATCCTTACCGATCCCAAAACCGGTAAGACGGAAGTCAACTCCAGCTTTAACCCGATCTACATGATGGCCACTTCCGGCGCTCGTGGTAACCAGGATCAGATGCGCCAGCTTGCTGGTATGCGTGGTCTGATGGCCAAGCCGTCGGGTGAGATTATTGAGACTCCCATTACCGCTTCCTTCCGTGAAGGTCTGTCGGTTCTGCAGTACTTTATCTCCACTCACGGTGCTCGTAAGGGTCTGGCTGATACCGCACTGAAAACTGCAAACTCCGGTTACCTGACTCGACGTCTTGTCGACGTTGTTCAGGATGTAACCGTATCTGAACTCGATTGCGGCACTGTCGATGGCCTTGAGCTTACCCACCTTATCAAGGGTGGTGAGATCAAGCAGCGTCTGGCAGAACGTGTCCACGGTCGTGTGACGATGTTTGATATATATAATGAAGATAATGGTGAGCTGATTATCCCCAGCAACACTGTGATCGATTCCGAATATGCGAAGAAACTTGACCAGTCCGGCGTGAACTCCATCACGATTCGCTCCGGTTTGACCTGTAAGTCCAAGCAGGGCATTTGTGCCATGTGTTACGGACGTGACCTCGCTCGCGGTCATCTGGTCAACGTTGGTGAGACTGTCGGTATTATCGCTGCTCAGTCCATTGGTGAGCCTGGAACCCAGCTTACCATGCGTACCTTCCACATCGGTGGTACCGCATCCAAGGAAATTGAATCGTCTGCCATTGAATCCCAGCACAACGGTCGCGTTGTCACCTCTCGTATGCGGACTGTTGTCAACTCCGAAGGGCACAAGATGGTCCTTGGTAAGAGTTGTCAGGTCGGTATCGTGGATGACCAGGGACGTGAAAGGGAAAAATACGTCCTGCCTTCCGGTGCCAGATTGCTGGTCGAAGACGGACAGGATATCAAGAAGGGTACACCGCTTGCCGATTGGGATCCGTATATGGAGCCCTTCATCGTTGATGTTTCCGGTACGATTAAGTTCAAGGACATCATCGAAGGCAAGACTGTGCAGGAAGACCGTACATCAAAGGCTTCCTACACCATCATGGAATACCGGACCACGAACTATCGTCCTTCTGTCGGTATCTTCGACGAAGAGGATAATGCAGTTTGTCGTCCTGGTACTGACATTGCGGCGAACTTCGCTATGCCTGTCGGCGCTATTCTGATGATCAAGGATGGCGACACGGTTAAGGCCGGTGACGTTATCGCACGTAAGCCGCGTGAGTCTTCCAAGACCAAGGATATCGTTGGTGGTTTGCCGCGCGTTGCAGAGCTCTTCGAGGTTCGCAAGCCCAAGGATATGGGTGTTGTTTCCTCCATCGATGGTATTGTCACATTCGGCCCTGAAACGAAGGGTAAGCGTAAGGTCGTAGTTACTCCTGAGATTGGTGACGCCAAGGAATTCCTGATTCCGAAAGGTAAACACATCACTGTACAGGAGTCCGACTTCGTTGAAGCCGGCGATCTGCTGACCGAAGGCTCCCCTGAGCTGCACGATATCCTGCGTATCAAGGGTGAAAAACACCTTGCTCGTTACCTCGTTGAAGAAATCCAGGATGTTTACCGCTTCCAGGGTGTTAACATCAACGATAAGCACATCGAGATTATCGTCCGCCAGATGCTGAAGAAGGTTTCCATCCTTGAACCTGGTTCCACCTCTTTCCTTATTGGCGAGCAGGTCGACAAGCTGAGGTTCATGGAAGAGAATAACAAGGTTCTGGCTGAAGGTGGTAAGCCCGCTGTTGCCGAGACACTTGTTCTCGGTATCACTCAGGCTTCACTGTCTACTGACTCCTTCATCTCGGCTGCTTCCTTCCAGGAAACCACCAAGGTTCTGACTGAAGCTTCTCTGAAGGGTAAGTCTGATAACCTCCGTGGACTCAAGGAAAACGTAATTGTCGGTCGTCTTGTTCCGGCTGGAACAGGATTCCGTAAATACACCGATTCCGGTATTATCGTACCAGACCAGACTGAGCGTCCTGACAAGTTCCTCGAAGAATTAGAGGAAAGTCCGCTTTTGGTTGAATCGGAATAA
- the rpsL gene encoding 30S ribosomal protein S12, producing MPTINQLIRKGRKAQLKRKKTPALLECPQRRGVCTRVYTTTPKKPNSALRKVARVRLTNGIEVTAYIGGEGHNLQEHSVVLIRGGRVKDLPGVRYHIVRGSLDTSGVDDRRRGRSKYGTKRPK from the coding sequence ATGCCTACCATTAACCAGCTCATCCGTAAGGGGCGCAAAGCGCAACTCAAACGGAAGAAGACCCCGGCACTGTTGGAATGCCCTCAGCGTCGCGGTGTTTGCACAAGGGTTTACACCACGACTCCGAAGAAGCCGAACTCCGCTCTTCGTAAAGTTGCTCGTGTCCGCCTGACCAACGGCATCGAAGTCACCGCCTACATCGGTGGTGAAGGCCACAACCTGCAGGAACACTCCGTGGTTCTTATCCGCGGCGGTCGTGTAAAAGACTTGCCCGGTGTCCGTTACCACATCGTTCGCGGCTCCCTCGACACCTCTGGTGTTGATGATCGTCGTCGTGGTCGTTCCAAGTACGGCACCAAGCGCCCGAAATAG
- the rpsG gene encoding 30S ribosomal protein S7, whose amino-acid sequence MPRKGPVAKRQILPDPVYGSKLITRFINRLMLDGKKNTAERIFYQAIEVLADKTNEDALRAFEKCLDNVRPALEVKSRRVGGATYQVPMEVRPDRQTALAIRWLIGYARGRGEKGMVARLSGELLDAFNNRGGAVKKREDTHKMAEANKAFAHYRW is encoded by the coding sequence ATGCCTCGTAAAGGACCTGTCGCCAAGCGGCAGATACTGCCGGATCCAGTTTACGGCAGCAAGCTTATTACTCGGTTCATCAACCGTCTCATGCTTGACGGTAAGAAGAACACCGCTGAAAGAATTTTTTACCAGGCTATCGAAGTCCTGGCAGACAAGACGAACGAAGATGCTCTGCGTGCATTTGAAAAATGCCTGGATAACGTTCGTCCGGCCCTGGAAGTCAAATCCCGCCGCGTTGGTGGTGCGACCTACCAGGTACCCATGGAAGTCCGCCCGGACCGTCAGACCGCTTTGGCCATTCGTTGGCTGATCGGCTACGCACGTGGTCGCGGCGAAAAGGGCATGGTTGCCCGTCTTTCCGGCGAGCTTCTTGACGCTTTCAACAACCGTGGTGGCGCAGTCAAAAAGCGCGAAGATACCCACAAGATGGCCGAAGCCAACAAGGCTTTCGCTCACTACCGCTGGTAG